The genomic stretch TTTCCCAAGCCGGTAAGAAAATTGCCCTCACCTTTGACGACGGCCCCAGTGAGGCTTGGACGGCCAAGTACCTGGAGGTGCTAAAGGAGTACCAAGCGCCAGCTACTTTCTTTCTAATCGGTAAGCACTCCCAAGCTCATCCAGAGCTGGTCCGGTTAATCGCCTCCACCGCCGTAGAGGTGCCTTGGTGCGCCGCCGCCCAACCCACGGTTGCAAGCAGTAGTCCGGCTCCAGATCAGGGCAACGCCAAGGTGCCCGGCTCCCAGATAAAAAGCCAGCGGGTGTTTATGGAAATCGGGGCCCATTCCTGGTCGCACCAGAACCTCCGCAAGGCCAGCCCTTCCGCCATAGAGGCTGAGCTCAACCAAACCTCCCAGCTGCTTGGCCGCCTGATGCAAAGGCCGGTTACCCTGTTTCGTCCCCCGGGCGGCAACTACAATCAGACCTTGATTGCCCGGGCCAACCAAAAGGGGCAAACCGTAGTCCTCTGGAACATAGATCCTAAGGACTGGATGCCCTCCCACGCCCAGGCTGGGCACCTGGCTAGGCACGTCCTTGCCCATGCCCGCCCCGGATCCATCGTTCTTCCCCACGAGGGTAAACCCGCCACCTTGGCTGCCCTGCCCGCCATAATCAAAGGGCTACGTAGCCGCGGGTATGAGCTGGTCACTGTTTCTGAGCTTCTGGCTGCTAACTCCAAATAGCGGTTTTCCTGGCAGGCCTTCCTCCAACTCCCGACCTTTTTTTGAGCGGGACAAATGTCCTTTCCGGCGCTTCTCCATAGATATACAGTATGCAGAACTCAATCTCAGGAGGGAAAGCCAATGGCCTTAAAAATGAACGGCACCGCCAAGTGGACAGAGATACTGGACTTTCCTCTGGAAGGCCGCCAATCTAAGCCGCGAAATGTGGGTTGGACCATGATCATCGATAAGGGGCTGGGTGTGGCCACCACCCAAGAGCTGGTAGAAATAGCCGCCCCCTACATAGACATATGGAAGTTAGGCTTTGGAACTTCCGCCCTTTACCCCCGGCCGGTTCTTGAGAAGAAACTGGAAATAATCGTGGAAGCTGGCATTCACACCTGCCCCGGCGGCACCTTTTTAGAAATAGCGCTGCTCCAGGATAAATTGGTAGCTTTCCTTGACCTGGCCCAAGAGATGGGTTATACCTGCATTGAGGTTTCCGACGGCACCATCGTGATGGACCGATCAGTTAGAAGGAAGGCTATCAGCTTGGCCCGAGAAAAGGGCTTGCAGGTCATTACCGAGCTAGGCAAGAAGGACCCCCGGGACCAAGTGGCTACCGCCTTCCTGATTCGCCAAGGTCGGGCCGATCTGGCCGATGGCGCTCATAAGG from Clostridia bacterium encodes the following:
- a CDS encoding polysaccharide deacetylase family protein, translated to MAGLALGSVSQAGKKIALTFDDGPSEAWTAKYLEVLKEYQAPATFFLIGKHSQAHPELVRLIASTAVEVPWCAAAQPTVASSSPAPDQGNAKVPGSQIKSQRVFMEIGAHSWSHQNLRKASPSAIEAELNQTSQLLGRLMQRPVTLFRPPGGNYNQTLIARANQKGQTVVLWNIDPKDWMPSHAQAGHLARHVLAHARPGSIVLPHEGKPATLAALPAIIKGLRSRGYELVTVSELLAANSK
- a CDS encoding phosphosulfolactate synthase yields the protein MNGTAKWTEILDFPLEGRQSKPRNVGWTMIIDKGLGVATTQELVEIAAPYIDIWKLGFGTSALYPRPVLEKKLEIIVEAGIHTCPGGTFLEIALLQDKLVAFLDLAQEMGYTCIEVSDGTIVMDRSVRRKAISLAREKGLQVITELGKKDPRDQVATAFLIRQGRADLADGAHKVIIEGRESGKGIMIYDQQGKLRVGEMEEIAEGLGDVDRIIWEAPLKSQQQELILRFGPNVNLGNIPPGEVLALEALRRGLRGDTLRACLAKREQAKAAIADQATAEAALVPLQV